From Cucurbita pepo subsp. pepo cultivar mu-cu-16 unplaced genomic scaffold, ASM280686v2 Cp4.1_scaffold000102, whole genome shotgun sequence, a single genomic window includes:
- the LOC111783812 gene encoding gibberellin 2-beta-dioxygenase 8-like — protein MKGESESKNGRWVGEEEEREVVEECEEEEELPVIDLGLLKMGNSEREKCISEMVEAARNWGFFQVLNHGVPERVLKGMMYEQKKVFNQPFAKKSLSNVLNLAGTYRWGNPVAMSPSQISWSEAFHMAVLEVSNLEEHVTLRPTMEAVVKKFGRLAESIAEILGQSLGIKASYFKERCEKGRSSFRLNRYPPCPFASQVYGLIPHTDSDYLTILYQAQVSGLQLMKDGKWFAVKPNPKALLVNIGDLFQVVSNDAFRSLKHRVVASEAVERFSFAYFYSPSDDVMIESCTKPSIYRQFSYREYRQQIEKDVEKTGNKVGLPRFFLHNMLPHLGQ, from the exons ATGAAAGGGGAAAGTGAGAGTAAAAATGGGAGATGGgtaggggaagaagaagagagggaaGTAGTGGAGGAatgtgaggaagaagaagagctaCCAGTGATTGATTTAGGGCTTCTAAAAATGGGGAATTCAGAGAGGGAGAAGTGCATAAGTGAGATGGTTGAAGCTGCTAGGAATTGGGGTTTTTTTCAAGTGCTCAATCATGGGGTTCCAGAGAGGGTATTGAAGGGCATGATGTATGAGCAAAAAAAAGTGTTCAATCAACCATTTGCAAAGAAAAGTTTGAGCAATGTTCTTAATTTGGCTGGAACTTACCGATGGGGTAACCCAGTGGCTATGTCTCCAAGTCAAATCTCTTGGTCTGAAGCTTTTCATATGGCTGTTTTGGAGGTTTCAAACTTGGAGGAGCATGTCACCCTCAG ACCCACAATGGAAGCAGTGGTGAAGAAGTTTGGGAGGTTAGCAGAGAGCATAGCGGAGATTTTAGGGCAAAGTTTGGGCATAAAAGCGAGCTATTTCAAGGAAAGGTGTGAGAAAGGAAGGAGCAGCTTTCGATTGAATAGATACCCACCTTGCCCATTTGCATCTCAAGTGTATGGCCTCATTCCTCACACAGATAGCGATTATCTCACAATACTCTACCAAGCTCAAGTCAGTGGGCTGCAGCTCATGAAAGATGGAAAATGGTTTGCTGTTAAACCAAACCCAAAAGCTTTGCTTGTCAACATCGGTGACTTATTTCAG GTTGTGAGCAATGATGCATTTAGGAGCCTCAAACACAGAGTGGTTGCTTCTGAAGCAGTGGAAAGATTTTCATTCGCATATTTCTATAGCCCAtctgatgatgtgatgattgAGAGTTGCACAAAGCCAAGCATTTACAGGCAATTCAGCTACAGAGAGTACAGacaacaaatagaaaaagatgTAGAGAAAACAGGCAACAAAGTAGGGCTTCCAAGGTTCTTCTTGCACAACATGTTGCCTCATTTGGGTCAATGA
- the LOC111783832 gene encoding calcium-binding protein PBP1-like, whose translation MAGNNQIPQSESGFEDWLPEMACKLGGEGLIGELCNGFNLLMDPEKGVINLESLKRNAAALGLGDHSDEELRSMLREGDFDGDGALNQMEFCVLMFRLSPELMDASRFCFQQSLRPDFPNFS comes from the coding sequence ATGGCCGGAAACAACCAAATCCCCCAATCGGAGTCCGGATTCGAAGATTGGCTGCCGGAGATGGCGTGCAAGCTCGGGGGAGAGGGGCTGATCGGAGAACTCTGCAACGGATTCAATCTGCTGATGGACCCTGAGAAGGGAGTGATCAATTTGGAGAGCTTGAAGAGGAATGCGGCGGCGCTAGGGCTGGGAGATCACTCCGACGAGGAGCTGAGAAGCATGTTGAGAGAAGGGGATTTCGACGGCGACGGCGCTCTCAATCAGATGGAATTTTGTGTTCTTATGTTCAGATTAAGTCCGGAGTTGATGGACGCCTCCCGCTTCTGCTTCCAACAAAGTCTCCGTCCAGACTTTCCcaatttttcttga